A section of the Cryobacterium soli genome encodes:
- a CDS encoding aromatic ring-opening dioxygenase LigA: MSTATVPATALSATKTKVVKLIGWAGILGAIVMIVGGGVVWGVVSSQLAAENITVSEDAEFLAGAPVVGPFSAYAQATIINHHALAMADNKTYAELEQDDPLRATVMNASFLRTSLFTSVVSFGVSAFAMGMGLLSGLFGWAILTLAPAWPKKTVATGVRA; this comes from the coding sequence GTGTCAACAGCAACAGTTCCGGCCACGGCCCTGAGCGCCACCAAGACCAAGGTCGTCAAGCTCATTGGTTGGGCCGGAATTCTCGGTGCAATCGTCATGATCGTCGGCGGCGGCGTCGTCTGGGGCGTCGTGAGCTCGCAGCTCGCCGCCGAGAACATCACCGTCTCTGAGGACGCCGAGTTCCTCGCCGGCGCACCCGTGGTCGGCCCGTTCTCCGCATACGCGCAGGCGACCATCATCAACCACCACGCCCTGGCGATGGCCGACAACAAGACGTACGCCGAGCTCGAGCAGGATGACCCGCTGCGCGCGACGGTCATGAACGCCTCGTTCCTGCGGACTTCGCTGTTCACCTCGGTCGTCTCGTTCGGCGTCTCGGCCTTCGCGATGGGCATGGGCCTCCTGTCCGGCCTCTTCGGCTGGGCAATCCTGACCCTCGCTCCGGCCTGGCCCAAGAAGACCGTGGCCACGGGCGTGCGCGCCTAA
- a CDS encoding cellulase family glycosylhydrolase, which translates to MSGNLHSRARTGLVALVLGVVLLAGTAAASVSPAAASPAAASPSAASPRAASPAVAAATSAVAAKATSGWLHTSGGSILTASGAPYVIKGVSWFGMETSNCAPHGLWTISLASGLEQIKSMGFTTLRLPFSNECLAASATSSINYAANPDLVNKTPHELLDIVISKAAAAGLSVILDRHRPDSGAQSELWYTAQYSEARWIADWKALAARYRNDPTVIGVDLHNEPHGPACWGCGNPDTDWQAAATRAGNAVLAVNPNLLILVEGIENQASGTSTWWGGGLSGVAAKPVTLTVPNRVVYSPHDYPASVYAQKWFSASTYPANLTSVWDANWGYISKNGIAPVLVGEFGSKLETTSDTRWMSSIVGYLAANKTSFAYWSFNPNSGDTGGIVADDWVTPQAAKLAALAPLLTSAATTPIPAPKPTPTATATATAKPTTTPKPTTTPKPTATPKPTATPRPAVTAKPTTTPRPTVTAKPTPKPTPKPTATPTAAAGATVAWQLQNSWSAGYVTEFLVTGTTGVKGWTVTWPDTTATSIVNAWGMACTLTAGTSITCTGYDWAAAVPADQTARVGVQVAASAAPVSPTLTVTTRQR; encoded by the coding sequence ATGAGCGGGAACCTTCACTCACGCGCGCGAACCGGTCTGGTCGCGCTGGTTCTCGGCGTCGTACTGCTGGCCGGTACGGCGGCTGCCTCTGTTTCACCAGCCGCAGCTTCACCAGCCGCAGCTTCACCATCCGCAGCTTCACCACGCGCAGCTTCACCGGCCGTCGCCGCGGCCACTTCTGCGGTCGCGGCCAAGGCGACGTCCGGCTGGCTGCACACGTCTGGTGGCAGCATCCTGACCGCCTCCGGCGCTCCCTACGTGATCAAGGGCGTGTCCTGGTTCGGCATGGAGACCTCGAACTGCGCCCCGCACGGTCTCTGGACCATTTCGCTCGCGTCTGGACTGGAGCAGATCAAGTCGATGGGATTCACGACCCTCCGGCTGCCATTCTCGAACGAGTGCCTTGCGGCATCCGCCACGAGCTCGATCAACTACGCGGCAAACCCCGACCTGGTGAACAAGACGCCGCACGAGCTGCTCGACATCGTCATCAGCAAGGCCGCGGCAGCCGGACTCAGCGTCATCCTCGACCGGCACCGGCCCGACTCCGGAGCGCAGTCAGAACTCTGGTACACCGCGCAGTACAGCGAGGCACGCTGGATCGCCGACTGGAAGGCGCTGGCCGCCCGGTACCGGAACGACCCGACCGTGATCGGCGTCGACCTGCACAACGAGCCGCACGGACCGGCCTGCTGGGGCTGCGGCAACCCCGACACCGACTGGCAGGCCGCTGCGACTCGCGCCGGCAACGCCGTGCTGGCCGTGAACCCCAACCTGCTGATCCTGGTCGAAGGAATCGAGAACCAGGCGTCCGGCACCTCCACCTGGTGGGGTGGTGGCCTGAGCGGCGTGGCTGCGAAGCCCGTCACCCTCACGGTGCCGAACCGCGTGGTGTACTCGCCCCACGACTACCCAGCATCCGTCTACGCCCAAAAGTGGTTCAGCGCCAGCACCTACCCGGCCAACCTCACCTCGGTCTGGGACGCGAATTGGGGCTACATCAGCAAGAACGGCATCGCGCCTGTGCTCGTGGGGGAGTTCGGCAGCAAGCTCGAGACCACCTCCGACACACGGTGGATGAGCTCGATCGTGGGCTATCTGGCCGCGAACAAGACGAGCTTCGCCTACTGGTCGTTCAATCCCAACAGCGGTGACACCGGCGGGATCGTCGCCGACGACTGGGTCACCCCGCAGGCCGCCAAGCTCGCCGCCCTCGCGCCGCTCTTGACGAGTGCAGCCACCACGCCGATCCCGGCGCCGAAGCCCACGCCGACCGCGACGGCTACGGCTACGGCGAAGCCGACCACGACGCCGAAGCCGACCACGACACCGAAGCCCACCGCGACGCCGAAACCCACGGCGACGCCGAGGCCGGCAGTGACGGCGAAGCCGACCACCACGCCGAGGCCGACCGTGACGGCGAAGCCGACGCCGAAGCCGACGCCGAAGCCGACGGCCACGCCGACCGCCGCTGCCGGAGCCACCGTCGCCTGGCAACTGCAGAATTCCTGGAGCGCCGGCTACGTCACCGAATTCCTCGTCACCGGTACCACCGGGGTGAAGGGCTGGACGGTGACCTGGCCGGACACCACAGCCACCAGCATCGTCAACGCCTGGGGCATGGCCTGCACGCTCACGGCCGGGACCTCGATCACCTGCACCGGCTACGACTGGGCAGCAGCGGTCCCCGCGGACCAGACGGCACGCGTCGGAGTGCAGGTGGCCGCCAGCGCCGCTCCGGTCTCACCCACGCTCACTGTGACGACCAGGCAACGGTGA
- a CDS encoding cupin domain-containing protein → MGSGQRGPSDRPALARLLPVPPESFAAEYWDRAALFTRAAGLGDGLDDLFSADAVDELVTRRGLRTPFARMAKAGVLLDPARYTAPGGLGAEIADQVSADKVLDELSAGATLVLQGLHRTWPPLAEFARALAADLGHPVQVNAYITPAAERGFDPHYDVHDVFVIQVQGEKRWRIHPPVHSRPLRDQPWSGHRGEVETQARNLPAIDEVFRPGDVLYLPRGWIHSATALGGTSIHLTIGVAALTRHDVLREVLAAATADESLRAALPLGVDLTDAATVAALVGAAVDDLARFARAEPGPDATVGRRLHARVRDSARPEPVAPLATSAAAAALHEATTVSLRRGLDARLETDSGPGRSSGPTTVSLVLSGKRVTLPAEAADALAQVLTGQTTQAGGLTGLDSASSLVVARRLVREGVLVVR, encoded by the coding sequence ATGGGTTCCGGGCAGCGCGGGCCGAGTGATCGGCCCGCGCTCGCACGGCTGCTGCCGGTGCCGCCGGAGTCCTTTGCCGCCGAGTACTGGGATCGCGCGGCGTTGTTCACCCGCGCCGCGGGGCTGGGCGACGGGCTCGACGACCTGTTCAGCGCCGACGCGGTGGATGAACTGGTCACCCGCAGGGGCCTCCGCACTCCGTTCGCACGTATGGCCAAGGCCGGCGTGCTGCTCGATCCCGCGCGCTACACGGCACCCGGTGGGCTGGGAGCCGAGATCGCCGACCAGGTCAGCGCCGACAAGGTCCTCGACGAACTCAGTGCCGGGGCCACCCTGGTGCTGCAGGGCTTGCATCGCACCTGGCCGCCGCTGGCGGAGTTCGCCCGCGCCCTGGCGGCCGACCTGGGCCATCCGGTGCAGGTGAACGCCTACATCACCCCGGCCGCCGAACGGGGATTCGACCCGCACTACGACGTGCACGACGTCTTCGTGATCCAGGTGCAGGGGGAGAAACGCTGGCGTATCCATCCGCCCGTGCATTCCCGGCCGCTCCGTGACCAGCCGTGGTCCGGGCATCGCGGCGAGGTGGAGACGCAGGCGCGCAACCTGCCGGCCATCGACGAAGTTTTCCGGCCGGGGGACGTGCTCTACCTCCCGCGCGGCTGGATCCATTCCGCGACGGCGCTCGGCGGCACGTCCATCCACCTGACCATCGGGGTCGCCGCCCTCACCCGGCACGACGTGCTCCGCGAGGTGCTGGCGGCCGCGACCGCCGACGAGTCACTCCGCGCCGCGCTGCCGTTGGGCGTCGACCTCACGGATGCGGCGACGGTCGCCGCGCTCGTCGGCGCGGCCGTCGACGACCTGGCCCGGTTCGCCCGTGCCGAACCCGGCCCCGACGCCACGGTCGGGCGGCGCCTGCACGCGAGGGTGCGCGACTCGGCCCGGCCGGAACCGGTCGCCCCGCTCGCGACGAGCGCCGCGGCGGCCGCCCTGCACGAGGCGACCACCGTGAGCCTCCGCCGCGGGCTCGATGCCCGTCTCGAGACGGATTCCGGGCCCGGCCGGAGCTCGGGTCCCACCACGGTGTCGCTGGTGCTGTCGGGCAAACGGGTCACTCTGCCCGCGGAGGCCGCCGACGCCCTGGCGCAGGTGCTCACGGGCCAGACCACGCAGGCCGGCGGCCTGACCGGGCTGGATTCGGCCTCGTCCCTGGTCGTCGCCCGGCGCCTCGTGCGCGAAGGCGTCCTGGTCGTGCGGTGA
- the pflB gene encoding formate C-acetyltransferase: MTVTDGIRSDQRGLAEAGPAEFVSGPWQDSINLRDFIQRNYTPYTGDASFLEGATERTTGIWAKLSAMFPVEREKGVYDIDATTPSSITAHKPGYIDKDNEVIVGLQTDAPLKRAIMPFGGWRMVATSLETYGYPVSPELEKIFTDYRKTHNTAVFDVYPPGVRRARSSHLITGLPDAYGRGRIIGDYRRVALYGIDALVAGKKNDRAELDMEPSTEDIIRAREENSEQIRALKELAQMAASYGSDITKPATTAKEAVQWLYFAYLGAVKEQNGAAMSFGRNAAFLDAYIERDLAAGVLTESGAQELIDDLVIKLRIVRFLRTPEYDEIFAGDPTWVTESLAGIGEDGRPLVTKTAFRFLQTLYNVGPAPEPNLTVLWSDKLPEGFKRFCAQVSIDTSAIQYESDELIRNEMGDDAAIACCVSPMRVGKQMQFFGARVNAVKALLYSINGGKDEVSGKQIAPATAPNTDEILDYDTVFPAYLETLEWLAETYVTALNCIHYMHDKYAYERLEMALHDKEIIRTLACGIAGLSVVADSLSAIKYATVRPVRDETGLVVDYTVEGEFPTFGNDDDRVDVIAVDVMERFMTMIRKHPTYRDAIHTQSILTITSNVVYGKATGNTPDGRRKGEPFAPGANPMNGRDTHGMLASALSVAKLPYSEAQDGISLTNTVVPSGLGHTKDEQITSLVGLLDAFTSATGYHLNVNVLNKETLEDAMLHPENYPQLTIRVSGYAVNFVRLTREQQMDVISRTFHSH; the protein is encoded by the coding sequence ATGACCGTTACAGATGGCATCAGAAGCGACCAGCGCGGTCTCGCAGAAGCAGGCCCGGCTGAATTCGTCAGCGGCCCGTGGCAAGACTCGATCAACCTGCGCGACTTCATCCAGCGCAACTACACGCCGTACACCGGCGACGCAAGCTTCCTCGAAGGCGCCACCGAGCGCACCACAGGCATTTGGGCCAAGCTGTCCGCGATGTTCCCCGTCGAGCGCGAGAAGGGCGTCTACGACATCGACGCCACCACGCCGTCGTCCATCACCGCGCACAAGCCCGGCTACATCGACAAGGACAACGAGGTCATCGTCGGCCTCCAGACCGACGCGCCGCTCAAGCGCGCGATCATGCCCTTCGGCGGCTGGCGCATGGTCGCCACCTCGCTCGAGACCTACGGCTACCCCGTGTCGCCCGAGCTCGAAAAGATCTTCACCGACTACCGCAAGACCCACAACACCGCGGTCTTCGACGTCTACCCTCCCGGCGTGCGTCGTGCGCGCAGCAGCCACCTGATCACGGGCCTGCCGGATGCCTACGGCCGCGGCCGTATCATCGGCGACTACCGTCGTGTGGCCCTCTACGGCATCGACGCCCTGGTCGCCGGTAAGAAGAACGACCGCGCCGAGCTGGACATGGAGCCCTCGACCGAGGACATCATCCGTGCCCGCGAGGAGAACTCGGAGCAGATCCGGGCCCTCAAGGAGCTCGCCCAGATGGCCGCCAGCTACGGCTCGGACATCACCAAGCCGGCCACCACCGCCAAGGAAGCCGTTCAGTGGCTGTACTTCGCCTACCTCGGCGCCGTCAAGGAGCAGAACGGTGCGGCTATGTCGTTCGGCCGTAACGCGGCCTTCCTCGACGCGTACATCGAGCGCGACCTCGCCGCCGGCGTCCTCACCGAGTCCGGTGCCCAGGAACTCATCGACGACCTCGTGATCAAGCTGCGCATCGTGCGCTTCCTCCGTACCCCGGAGTACGACGAGATCTTCGCCGGCGACCCCACCTGGGTCACCGAGTCGCTCGCCGGCATCGGTGAAGACGGCCGCCCGCTGGTCACCAAGACCGCGTTCCGCTTCCTGCAGACCCTGTACAACGTGGGCCCCGCACCCGAGCCGAACCTGACCGTGCTCTGGAGCGACAAGCTGCCCGAGGGCTTCAAGCGCTTCTGCGCCCAGGTCTCGATCGACACGTCGGCCATCCAGTACGAGTCCGACGAACTCATCCGCAACGAGATGGGTGACGACGCCGCGATCGCATGTTGCGTCTCCCCGATGCGCGTCGGCAAGCAGATGCAGTTCTTCGGAGCCCGCGTCAACGCCGTCAAGGCGCTGCTGTACTCGATCAACGGCGGCAAGGACGAGGTGTCCGGCAAGCAGATCGCCCCGGCCACCGCGCCGAACACCGACGAGATCCTCGACTACGACACCGTCTTCCCGGCCTACCTCGAGACCCTCGAGTGGCTCGCAGAGACCTACGTCACCGCACTGAACTGCATCCACTACATGCACGACAAGTACGCATACGAGCGCCTCGAGATGGCACTGCACGACAAGGAGATCATCCGCACCCTGGCCTGCGGCATCGCCGGCCTGAGCGTGGTCGCCGACTCGCTGTCCGCCATCAAGTACGCCACGGTCCGCCCGGTCCGCGACGAGACCGGCCTGGTTGTCGACTACACCGTCGAGGGCGAATTCCCCACCTTCGGCAACGACGACGACCGCGTCGACGTCATCGCGGTGGACGTCATGGAACGCTTCATGACCATGATCCGCAAGCACCCGACCTACCGCGACGCCATCCACACCCAGTCGATCCTGACGATCACGTCCAACGTGGTCTACGGCAAGGCCACCGGCAACACGCCCGATGGTCGCCGCAAGGGTGAGCCGTTCGCACCGGGTGCCAACCCGATGAACGGCCGCGACACGCACGGTATGCTCGCGTCGGCACTCAGTGTCGCCAAGCTTCCGTACAGTGAAGCCCAGGACGGCATCTCGCTGACCAACACTGTCGTTCCGAGCGGCCTCGGCCACACCAAGGACGAGCAGATCACCAGCCTGGTCGGCCTGCTCGACGCGTTCACGTCGGCCACCGGTTACCACCTGAACGTCAACGTGCTCAACAAAGAGACGCTCGAAGACGCCATGCTGCACCCGGAGAACTACCCGCAGCTGACGATCCGTGTTTCCGGTTACGCCGTGAACTTCGTCCGCCTCACCCGCGAGCAGCAGATGGATGTCATCAGCCGCACGTTCCACTCGCACTAA
- a CDS encoding BatC protein, with translation MGINDDDITTSSLDPNEGTADGGANPEGHDGGADGSADAGEGTADGGANPSGHDGGADGSASGEGTADGGANPEGHDGGADGSA, from the coding sequence GTGGGCATCAACGACGACGACATCACGACATCGAGCCTGGATCCGAACGAGGGCACCGCGGACGGCGGAGCCAACCCGGAGGGTCACGACGGCGGGGCCGACGGTTCGGCCGATGCCGGCGAGGGCACCGCAGACGGGGGAGCCAACCCCTCCGGACACGACGGGGGCGCGGACGGCTCCGCCTCCGGCGAGGGCACGGCCGACGGCGGCGCCAACCCCGAGGGGCACGACGGCGGCGCCGACGGATCCGCCTGA
- a CDS encoding transglycosylase domain-containing protein has protein sequence MVSNGTDGTNGTGVTQPRSPGGVLGGFMGLLAASAVAGLLVTVGLTPVLALTGLTATNTIGVFETLPDYLDIEPLAQRSNIYATNSDGSPVLLATLYDQNRVEVGWDDIGQNVKDAAVAGEDPRFYEHGGVDLQGTVRGAVTTTLHGDVQGGSSITQQYVKNVLVQKCEMLPTDDEIQSCYDAATVTSVARKLKEMRLAIGVEKKFAKNDILRQYLNIAGFGGRVYGIEAAADYYYSATAATLSLSQAASLVAIVNNPDKFRLDKPESETNGAANGYSDNRQRRDYILGAMLKYQKITQAAYDEAVAAPIEPKIHEPSTGCQTALANAYFCDYVIYVLANDPVFGDDADARITNIRRGGFDVYTTLDLDLQNAAVSTLNENVPKSVAGWDVGSVISSVQVGTGRVLAMAQNKDYSQDPEVLATGNNWTSVNYNTDFDAGGSSGFQPGSTYKVFTLAEWLNTGHSLSERVDSAPKSRWGTFTDSCLGPQNYDAEGWSPKNDADESGGNYSALESTIGSINTGFIGMAKRLDLCGIRKMAEAFGVHRADGEPLSQSAASVIGTNEIAPLTMAVAFAGIANQGVTCSPLVIDRMVGSDGAEVPIPQPKCSTSVTPGTATQMISALSRVMTEGTAVQSNSATTPRVPMFGKTGTTDNAKNTWMSGASSKVATVVGVVTVTGEANQRAIRFASGPAATARHRMWPDVMSVANAKYGGDLFPGVPVVQDPPDDADDDGTGPVDPDPVTPDPPAPDPVTPEAPAPVSPEPPAPVTPEPAPEQPAPEPPAPEPPAPDPPAPQAPAPEPAPPG, from the coding sequence ATGGTGTCGAATGGGACGGACGGAACCAACGGAACCGGGGTGACCCAGCCGCGCTCGCCCGGGGGAGTGCTCGGCGGATTCATGGGACTCCTCGCCGCGAGCGCCGTGGCCGGCCTGCTGGTGACGGTGGGCCTGACCCCGGTCCTGGCGCTGACCGGTTTGACCGCGACCAACACCATCGGCGTGTTCGAGACGCTTCCGGACTACCTGGACATCGAGCCGCTCGCCCAGCGCAGCAACATCTACGCCACCAATTCCGACGGTAGCCCTGTGCTGCTGGCCACCCTGTACGACCAGAACCGGGTCGAAGTGGGCTGGGACGACATCGGCCAGAACGTCAAGGATGCCGCGGTCGCGGGTGAGGACCCCCGGTTCTACGAACACGGCGGCGTCGACCTGCAGGGCACGGTGCGCGGTGCGGTGACCACGACCCTGCACGGAGACGTGCAGGGTGGCTCGTCGATCACACAGCAGTACGTGAAGAACGTGCTGGTGCAGAAGTGCGAGATGCTGCCCACCGACGACGAGATCCAGAGCTGCTACGACGCGGCCACCGTCACCTCCGTGGCACGCAAGCTCAAGGAGATGCGCCTGGCCATCGGGGTGGAGAAGAAGTTCGCGAAGAACGACATCCTGCGGCAATACCTGAACATCGCGGGCTTCGGCGGCCGGGTGTACGGCATCGAGGCGGCGGCTGACTACTACTACAGCGCTACGGCGGCGACCCTCTCCCTCTCCCAGGCGGCCAGCCTCGTGGCGATTGTGAACAATCCGGACAAGTTCCGCCTGGACAAGCCCGAGAGCGAGACCAACGGGGCCGCCAACGGCTACAGCGACAACCGGCAACGGCGCGACTACATCCTCGGCGCGATGCTCAAGTATCAGAAGATCACCCAGGCAGCGTATGACGAGGCCGTCGCGGCGCCGATCGAGCCGAAGATCCACGAGCCCAGCACCGGCTGTCAGACCGCTCTGGCCAACGCCTACTTCTGTGACTACGTGATCTACGTGCTGGCGAACGACCCGGTGTTCGGTGACGACGCGGATGCCCGGATCACCAACATCCGTCGCGGTGGCTTCGACGTCTACACGACGCTCGACCTCGACCTGCAGAACGCGGCGGTCAGTACCCTGAACGAGAACGTGCCCAAGTCGGTGGCGGGCTGGGACGTGGGCAGCGTCATCTCGAGCGTGCAGGTGGGAACGGGCCGGGTACTCGCGATGGCCCAGAACAAGGACTACAGCCAGGACCCCGAGGTGCTGGCCACGGGGAACAACTGGACCAGCGTGAACTACAACACAGATTTCGACGCCGGCGGCTCCAGCGGGTTCCAACCTGGGTCGACCTACAAGGTCTTCACCCTGGCCGAGTGGCTGAACACCGGCCACTCGCTGAGCGAAAGGGTCGACTCCGCTCCCAAGTCGCGCTGGGGTACCTTCACCGACAGCTGCCTCGGTCCGCAGAACTACGACGCGGAGGGCTGGAGCCCCAAGAACGACGCCGATGAGTCCGGCGGCAACTACAGCGCGCTCGAGTCCACCATCGGCTCGATCAACACTGGATTCATCGGCATGGCCAAACGCCTCGACCTGTGCGGCATCCGCAAGATGGCCGAGGCCTTCGGGGTGCACCGGGCCGATGGCGAGCCGCTGAGCCAAAGCGCCGCGTCGGTGATCGGCACCAACGAGATCGCGCCGCTGACCATGGCCGTGGCCTTCGCCGGAATCGCCAATCAGGGGGTCACCTGCAGTCCGCTCGTGATCGACCGGATGGTCGGGTCGGACGGCGCCGAAGTTCCCATTCCGCAACCGAAGTGCTCCACGTCGGTGACCCCGGGCACGGCGACCCAGATGATCTCGGCCTTGAGCCGGGTGATGACGGAAGGCACGGCGGTGCAGTCGAACTCGGCCACGACGCCGCGCGTGCCGATGTTCGGAAAGACGGGCACGACCGACAACGCGAAGAACACCTGGATGAGCGGTGCGAGCAGCAAGGTCGCCACAGTGGTGGGCGTCGTCACCGTGACGGGTGAGGCCAATCAGCGGGCGATCCGGTTCGCGAGCGGGCCCGCAGCCACGGCGCGGCACCGGATGTGGCCGGACGTGATGTCGGTGGCGAACGCGAAGTATGGCGGAGACCTGTTCCCCGGGGTGCCCGTCGTGCAGGACCCCCCAGATGACGCCGACGACGACGGCACCGGGCCCGTCGATCCTGACCCGGTCACGCCGGATCCGCCCGCACCCGACCCCGTCACCCCCGAGGCGCCCGCCCCGGTCTCTCCCGAACCGCCGGCACCGGTGACACCGGAGCCGGCGCCGGAGCAGCCTGCCCCGGAACCTCCCGCTCCGGAGCCGCCGGCCCCGGATCCGCCCGCTCCCCAGGCTCCCGCTCCGGAGCCCGCGCCGCCCGGCTAG
- a CDS encoding sucrase ferredoxin, protein MSRAGDDRAGPGDSAPGEQSPAAGWLPCSDRSLERDDPLPGTAGYGERWFLVEIDGAWGTHAFLQSPLDPALGRALVTRIEAAGIRPLAIRRTGRTAHERRAQASWRWAAVDARPGHEQIRWGAVSDPADLLTVPLDGAGGEPSTEPLICVCTHARHDQCCAVRGRPVVTALALAHPDATWECSHLGGDRFAATLILFPHGLYYGRMSAEEAPTLIELYRRGLVEPSRFRGRSSLPNVVQAAAAFAAREFGDDRVDAFAYRSWTESAGVHSVSFDHTTGTAAPGDEPRAAHAVEPVTVRVVETLSEPLLSTCAATTARPVRQFRLHSIAPARASTR, encoded by the coding sequence GTGAGCCGGGCTGGGGACGACCGGGCCGGGCCGGGGGACTCGGCGCCGGGGGAGCAGTCGCCAGCCGCGGGCTGGCTGCCGTGCAGCGACCGGTCCCTCGAGCGCGACGACCCGCTGCCCGGCACGGCCGGGTACGGCGAACGCTGGTTCCTGGTCGAGATCGACGGGGCGTGGGGCACACACGCGTTTCTGCAGTCCCCGCTCGACCCCGCCCTCGGCCGCGCCCTGGTCACCCGCATCGAGGCCGCGGGCATCCGCCCGCTCGCGATCCGGCGCACGGGCCGCACCGCCCACGAACGCCGCGCCCAGGCCAGCTGGCGCTGGGCCGCGGTGGATGCCCGGCCAGGGCACGAGCAGATCCGCTGGGGCGCCGTGTCCGATCCAGCCGACCTCCTCACGGTGCCGCTGGACGGCGCCGGCGGGGAGCCGTCGACCGAGCCGCTCATCTGCGTGTGCACGCACGCCCGCCACGACCAATGTTGCGCCGTGCGAGGCCGCCCGGTTGTCACCGCGCTCGCCCTGGCCCACCCCGACGCCACCTGGGAATGCTCCCACCTGGGCGGTGACAGGTTTGCGGCCACCCTCATCCTCTTCCCGCACGGGCTGTACTACGGCCGGATGAGCGCGGAGGAGGCCCCCACCCTGATCGAACTGTATCGCCGGGGACTCGTGGAACCGAGCCGCTTCCGTGGCCGCAGCTCGCTGCCGAACGTCGTGCAGGCCGCTGCCGCCTTCGCGGCCCGGGAGTTCGGTGACGACCGCGTGGACGCCTTCGCCTACCGGTCGTGGACGGAGTCGGCCGGGGTGCACAGCGTCTCCTTCGACCACACGACCGGAACCGCCGCGCCCGGCGACGAACCGCGGGCGGCTCACGCCGTCGAGCCGGTCACCGTGCGGGTCGTCGAGACCCTCTCCGAGCCGCTGCTCAGCACCTGTGCCGCCACCACGGCGCGCCCGGTGCGACAGTTCCGGCTGCACTCGATCGCGCCCGCGCGCGCGTCCACACGATAG
- the pflA gene encoding pyruvate formate-lyase-activating protein, which yields MTAINLGFPSVACPVVELSGEHVDLSAPVSDDVSALNDADRKAELHTLEMKAIREGTVASVHSWELVTAVDGPGTRMTLFLSGCLLRCQYCHNPDTWKMRDGLVTPIDELVARMTRYLGVFKATNGGLTISGGEPLMQPAFVKRMFKEAHALGVHTTLDTSGYLGKSASDELLDNVDLVLLDVKSGLPDTYKTVTGRELAPTIAFGDRLAERGIPVWVRFVLVPGLTDAVDNVEAVVDIVKSWPNVERVEVLPFHQMGEDKWDRLSIPYPLHGVHPPENELLNRVRGQFEARGLTVF from the coding sequence ATGACCGCGATCAACCTCGGCTTCCCTAGCGTTGCCTGTCCTGTTGTCGAACTTTCCGGAGAGCACGTCGACCTGTCGGCGCCCGTCTCCGACGATGTCAGCGCCCTCAACGACGCCGACCGCAAGGCCGAACTGCACACCCTCGAAATGAAGGCGATCCGGGAAGGCACCGTCGCCAGTGTGCACTCCTGGGAGTTGGTGACGGCCGTCGACGGCCCCGGCACCCGCATGACCCTGTTCCTGTCCGGTTGCCTGCTGCGCTGTCAGTACTGCCACAACCCTGACACCTGGAAGATGCGCGACGGGCTGGTCACGCCCATCGACGAACTGGTCGCCCGGATGACCCGCTACCTGGGTGTCTTCAAGGCCACCAACGGCGGCCTCACCATCTCCGGCGGCGAACCGCTCATGCAGCCCGCCTTCGTGAAGCGGATGTTCAAGGAGGCGCACGCCCTGGGCGTGCACACCACCCTGGACACCTCGGGCTACCTCGGTAAGAGTGCCTCGGACGAGCTGCTCGACAACGTCGACCTGGTTCTGCTCGACGTGAAGTCGGGCCTGCCCGACACCTACAAGACCGTCACCGGCCGCGAACTCGCGCCGACGATCGCCTTCGGCGACCGGCTCGCCGAGCGGGGCATCCCGGTCTGGGTGCGCTTCGTCCTTGTGCCAGGACTCACCGACGCCGTCGACAACGTCGAGGCCGTGGTGGACATCGTCAAGTCCTGGCCCAACGTGGAGCGCGTCGAGGTGCTGCCCTTCCACCAGATGGGCGAGGACAAGTGGGACCGCCTGAGCATCCCGTACCCCCTGCACGGCGTGCACCCGCCGGAGAACGAGCTGCTGAACCGCGTGCGCGGCCAGTTCGAAGCCCGGGGACTGACCGTCTTCTAG